A single window of Rhizobium sp. NLR16a DNA harbors:
- a CDS encoding proline/glycine betaine ABC transporter permease translates to MEWFYKFPHMNDDALRNLKKAIDDGFRGFTRSYGDGIESLFVPLQHFLIAAERFMTQTPWPIITLIVLVIAWFASRSLKIVVGCLVTLMLIGYFDMWDDTMRTVSMIFVCTVLSIAIGIPIGILMARSDRLQRVVNPILDVMQTMPSFVYLIPVVMLLGIGKVPGLIAVVIYAIPPMIRLTDLGIRLVDKDVLEAADAFGTSRSQKLFKVQLPLALPTIMAGINQTIMMALAMVVIASMIGVQGLGQPVLKAIANQYFTLGIFNGLAIVGIAIIFDRVSQAYGKRLQKHQETVHG, encoded by the coding sequence ATGGAATGGTTTTACAAATTCCCGCACATGAACGATGACGCGCTTCGGAATCTGAAGAAGGCGATCGATGACGGCTTTCGCGGCTTTACCCGCAGCTATGGCGACGGCATCGAAAGCCTCTTCGTTCCGCTGCAGCACTTCCTCATCGCCGCCGAACGCTTCATGACGCAGACGCCATGGCCGATCATCACCTTGATCGTCCTCGTCATTGCATGGTTTGCGAGCCGCAGCTTGAAGATCGTCGTCGGCTGCCTGGTGACGCTGATGCTGATCGGCTACTTCGACATGTGGGACGACACGATGCGGACGGTCTCGATGATCTTCGTCTGTACCGTGCTCTCCATCGCCATCGGCATCCCGATCGGGATCCTGATGGCTCGCTCCGACCGGCTGCAGCGCGTCGTCAATCCGATCCTCGACGTTATGCAGACGATGCCGAGCTTCGTCTATCTCATCCCCGTCGTCATGCTGCTCGGCATCGGCAAGGTGCCTGGTCTGATCGCCGTCGTCATCTACGCGATCCCGCCGATGATCCGCTTGACCGATCTCGGCATCCGCCTGGTGGACAAGGACGTGCTGGAAGCGGCCGACGCCTTCGGGACGTCGCGGTCTCAGAAGCTTTTCAAGGTGCAGCTGCCGCTGGCGCTTCCTACCATCATGGCCGGCATCAACCAGACGATCATGATGGCGCTCGCCATGGTGGTCATCGCTTCCATGATCGGCGTCCAGGGTCTCGGCCAGCCGGTGCTCAAGGCGATCGCCAACCAGTACTTCACGCTGGGCATTTTCAACGGCCTTGCCATCGTCGGCATCGCCATCATCTTCGACCGGGTCAGCCAGGCATATGGCAAAAGGCTCCAGAAGCATCAGGAGACCGTCCATGGCTGA
- a CDS encoding glycine betaine/L-proline ABC transporter ATP-binding protein, which yields MAEHRFGGIKIRHLYKIFGPNPASYVEAVQKGLTKTELNEKHGHVLGLRDINVEIPSGCIQVIMGLSGSGKSTLIRHINRLIDPTSGEVLVDGVDVVKMNEAELRTFRRQQTAMVFQKFALLPHRNVLDNTIFGLEVQGMERAKAVEIAMRWIERVGLKGFEQKYPNQLSGGMQQRVGLARALSNDAPVLLMDEAYSALDPLIRTDMQTVLLDIQKEIKKTIVFITHDLDEALRLGDQIAILRDGEVIQQGTSQDIVLRPADDYIANFVKEVNRGRVVHVEAVMTPLHSAAAPGGLTIASGTTVEEAVRILASTPNDDARVVSPSGETLGLVTFRQLAGAMVNSLEVAPPRESALSIAL from the coding sequence ATGGCTGAGCATCGTTTCGGCGGCATCAAGATCCGCCACCTCTACAAGATCTTCGGCCCCAATCCCGCCTCTTATGTCGAAGCGGTGCAGAAGGGGCTGACGAAGACCGAACTCAACGAAAAGCACGGTCACGTCCTGGGCCTCAGGGATATCAATGTCGAGATCCCCTCCGGCTGCATTCAGGTCATCATGGGCCTTTCCGGTTCGGGCAAATCGACGCTCATTCGCCACATCAATCGCCTGATCGATCCGACATCCGGCGAAGTGCTGGTCGACGGCGTCGATGTTGTGAAGATGAACGAAGCCGAATTGCGGACGTTTCGGCGGCAACAGACGGCGATGGTGTTTCAGAAATTCGCACTTCTGCCGCACCGCAATGTCCTCGACAACACCATCTTCGGTCTCGAAGTGCAGGGGATGGAGCGTGCGAAAGCCGTTGAAATCGCCATGCGCTGGATCGAGCGCGTCGGGCTGAAAGGCTTCGAGCAAAAATACCCGAACCAGCTTTCCGGCGGCATGCAGCAGCGCGTCGGCCTGGCGCGGGCCCTTTCCAACGATGCGCCGGTGCTTCTGATGGACGAAGCCTATTCGGCGCTCGATCCCTTGATCCGCACGGATATGCAGACTGTCCTTCTCGACATTCAGAAAGAGATCAAGAAGACCATCGTCTTCATCACCCACGATCTCGACGAGGCTTTGCGCCTGGGCGACCAGATCGCCATCCTGCGCGACGGCGAAGTGATTCAGCAGGGCACCAGCCAGGACATCGTGCTGCGCCCGGCCGACGATTACATCGCCAACTTCGTCAAGGAAGTGAACCGAGGCCGGGTCGTCCATGTCGAAGCCGTCATGACACCTTTGCACTCCGCCGCAGCGCCTGGCGGCTTGACGATCGCATCGGGTACGACCGTGGAAGAAGCCGTCCGAATACTGGCTTCGACACCGAACGACGATGCCAGGGTGGTTTCGCCGTCGGGAGAAACCTTGGGCCTTGTCACCTTCCGCCAGCTCGCCGGTGCAATGGTGAACTCGCTGGAGGTGGCTCCCCCACGCGAAAGCGCCCTTTCGATCGCGCTCTGA
- a CDS encoding pyrroline-5-carboxylate reductase dimerization domain-containing protein: MSVSLRIGIIGGGGWLGGAIAGSILDSGLVDARNLCLSYRSRQPDCFPDSFWTRDNQELTDRSDVVLLSVRPDDWHPLAVDASGKLVISVMAGIRLSALSERHKTGRVVRALPNAAAEVAKSYTPWIGASGITGDDRAMVRAIFETCGSEDEVARESDIDYLTGLAGSGPVFPALLAAAMMRDAVARGLPAEVARRAVNTVISGAGRLLERRNECPDNVVQTFLDYRGTTAAAIEGMRAAGFDAAVGEGLSATFKKSVSMGAVS; encoded by the coding sequence ATGAGCGTTTCCTTGAGGATTGGTATTATTGGCGGTGGCGGCTGGCTTGGTGGAGCCATCGCGGGCTCGATCCTCGATTCCGGCCTGGTTGATGCTCGAAATCTCTGCCTCTCCTATCGCAGCCGACAGCCCGACTGTTTCCCGGATTCCTTCTGGACCAGGGACAATCAGGAGCTTACCGACCGCTCTGATGTGGTCCTTCTCTCCGTCCGCCCCGATGACTGGCATCCGCTCGCCGTCGACGCCTCCGGCAAGCTCGTCATCTCAGTCATGGCCGGCATTCGCCTGAGCGCCCTTTCGGAGCGCCACAAGACCGGCCGCGTCGTTCGCGCCCTGCCAAATGCCGCTGCCGAAGTGGCAAAATCCTATACGCCATGGATCGGGGCGAGCGGCATCACTGGAGATGACCGGGCCATGGTCCGCGCGATCTTCGAGACCTGCGGATCTGAGGACGAAGTCGCAAGGGAAAGCGACATCGATTACCTCACAGGCCTTGCCGGCTCAGGGCCGGTATTCCCGGCGCTGCTCGCCGCCGCCATGATGCGCGACGCCGTCGCCCGCGGCCTGCCCGCCGAGGTTGCGCGCCGCGCCGTCAATACAGTGATATCAGGCGCCGGCCGGCTGCTGGAGCGCCGCAACGAATGTCCCGACAACGTCGTTCAAACCTTTCTCGACTATCGCGGCACCACCGCGGCAGCCATCGAAGGCATGCGCGCCGCCGGGTTCGACGCTGCGGTGGGGGAAGGACTATCGGCAACATTCAAGAAATCGGTGAGTATGGGAGCTGTTTCCTGA
- a CDS encoding ABC transporter substrate-binding protein: MKKLLASTCLTFGLIGGASFAGAAECGSVTIASMNWQSAEVLSNLDKFILNEGYGCSADITVGDTVPTITSMAEKGQPDIAPEAWIDLLPDVVKKGTEEGRIVQVGSPLPDGGVQGWWIPKYLADAHPDIKTIGDALKHPELFPDSEDPKKGAVVNGPQGWGGTVVTSQLYKAFDAEKAGFTLVDTGSAAGLDGSIAKAYERKEGWVGYYWAPTALLGKYQMVKLEAGVPEDAAEWKRCITVADCPDPKPAAWPVDHVVTLVAKPFSEKVGPEVMDYLKKRSWSNDTVNKLMAWMTDNQATGEDGAKHFLEENKDIWTKWVSPEAAKKIEAAL, from the coding sequence ATGAAGAAACTACTTGCATCGACATGCTTGACGTTCGGCCTGATCGGCGGCGCGTCCTTCGCCGGCGCCGCCGAATGCGGCAGCGTCACCATCGCCAGCATGAACTGGCAAAGCGCCGAAGTTCTCTCCAATCTGGACAAGTTCATCCTGAACGAAGGTTACGGCTGCAGCGCCGACATCACCGTTGGCGACACTGTCCCGACGATCACCTCCATGGCCGAAAAAGGCCAGCCGGATATCGCGCCCGAAGCCTGGATCGACCTCCTGCCTGACGTCGTCAAGAAGGGCACCGAAGAAGGCCGCATCGTTCAGGTCGGCTCGCCACTGCCGGATGGCGGCGTACAGGGCTGGTGGATTCCGAAATATCTCGCCGACGCCCATCCCGATATCAAAACGATCGGCGATGCGCTGAAGCATCCGGAACTCTTCCCCGATTCTGAAGATCCGAAGAAGGGCGCCGTCGTCAATGGCCCGCAGGGCTGGGGCGGCACGGTCGTCACCTCGCAGCTCTACAAGGCGTTTGATGCCGAAAAGGCGGGCTTCACCCTCGTCGACACCGGCTCTGCCGCCGGTCTCGACGGTTCGATCGCCAAGGCTTACGAGCGCAAGGAAGGCTGGGTCGGCTATTACTGGGCGCCGACCGCTCTGCTCGGCAAGTATCAGATGGTCAAGCTGGAAGCCGGCGTGCCGGAGGATGCCGCCGAGTGGAAACGCTGCATCACCGTTGCCGACTGCCCCGATCCGAAGCCGGCGGCATGGCCGGTCGATCACGTCGTCACCCTGGTTGCCAAGCCTTTCTCCGAAAAGGTCGGGCCTGAGGTCATGGACTACCTGAAGAAGCGCTCCTGGAGCAACGACACCGTCAACAAGCTGATGGCCTGGATGACGGATAATCAGGCGACCGGCGAAGACGGCGCCAAGCACTTCCTGGAAGAAAACAAGGACATTTGGACCAAGTGGGTCTCGCCTGAAGCAGCCAAGAAGATCGAAGCTGCTCTCTAG
- a CDS encoding TetR/AcrR family transcriptional regulator, whose protein sequence is MDQALNDTGWRGSHEGWLEAAYQALLESGVDSVKILPLAKKLNLSRTSFYWFFKDREELLSALVARWREKNTGNIVKQSEAYAESLAEAMLNVFDCWLNTDLFDAKFEFAVRSWALQSDELLAEVHKADQIRLEALKRMFMRFGVPETTSDVRARTTYLVQIGYISMQSKEELAVRMKRIPEYIAIYTGEVPQQRELDRFFARHGYRSG, encoded by the coding sequence ATGGACCAGGCTTTGAACGACACCGGTTGGCGCGGATCGCACGAGGGATGGCTGGAAGCAGCCTACCAGGCGCTGCTGGAATCTGGCGTGGATTCGGTGAAGATTCTGCCGCTCGCAAAAAAGCTCAATCTCTCGCGGACGAGCTTCTACTGGTTCTTCAAGGATCGGGAGGAACTCTTGAGCGCGCTGGTGGCGCGATGGCGTGAGAAAAACACCGGCAATATCGTCAAACAGTCCGAAGCCTATGCAGAGTCACTGGCCGAAGCGATGCTCAATGTCTTCGATTGCTGGCTGAACACCGATCTCTTCGACGCCAAGTTCGAGTTTGCCGTGCGCAGCTGGGCGCTGCAGTCGGACGAGCTTCTGGCCGAGGTCCACAAGGCCGATCAGATCCGGTTGGAGGCACTCAAACGCATGTTTATGCGGTTCGGAGTACCAGAAACGACATCGGATGTCAGAGCGCGGACAACTTATCTCGTTCAGATCGGGTACATTTCCATGCAGTCGAAGGAGGAACTCGCCGTCCGCATGAAACGGATTCCGGAATATATCGCGATCTACACGGGCGAAGTGCCGCAGCAGAGGGAGCTCGACCGCTTCTTCGCGCGGCACGGCTATAGGTCCGGCTGA